One Pseudomonas syringae CC1557 genomic window, GCCGTGATGTTTGTCACCCAGCTGGCGATCGATTACCGCATGCAGTTCAAGCGCGACATCGTCATCGATCTGGTCTGCTACCGCCGTCGCGGTCACAACGAAGCTGACGAGCCTAGCGGCACTCAGCCTTTGATGTACCAGCAGATCACCAAACAGCGCACCACGCGTGAGCTGTATGCCGAGCATCTGATCAAGACCGGCGTTCTCGACGAGGCCCGCGTTCAGGCCAAGGTCGATGACTACCGCAGCGCGCTGGACAACGGTCTGCACGTCGTCAAAAGCCTGGTCAAGGAGCCGAACAAGGAATTGTTCGTCGACTGGCGCCCTTATCTGGGCCATGCCTGGACTGCGCGTCATGACACCCGCTTCGATCTGAAGACCTTGCAGGAACTGTCGGCCAAGCTGATGGAGCTGCCGGAAGGCTTCGTCGTGCAGCGTCAGGTGCAGAAGATCTACGAAGACCGTCAGAAGATGCAGGCCGGTGGCTTGCCGATCAACTGGGGTTACGCCGAAACCATGGCTTACGCCACGCTGGCGTTCGAAGGTCATCCGATCCGCATGACAGGTCAGGACATCGGTCGCGGTACGTTCTCGCACCGTCATGCTGTTCTGCACAACCAGAAAGACGCCGGGACTTACATTCCGTTGCAGAATCTGTATTCCGGTCAGCCGCGTTTCGACCTGTACGACTCGTTCCTGTCGGAAGAGGCCGTGCTGGCGTTCGAGTACGGTTATTCGACTACCCAGCCTGATGCGCTGGTTATCTGGGAAGCCCAGTTCGGCGATTTTGCCAACGGTGCCCAGGTGGTTGTCGACCAGTTCATCACCAGCGGCGAACACAAGTGGGGCCGTCTGTGCGGTCTGACCATGCTCTTGCCTCACGGCTACGAAGGGCAGGGGCCGGAGCATTCCTCGGCACGTCTGGAGCGTTATCTGCAATTGTGCGCAGAGCACAACATTCAGGTGTGCGTACCGACGACGCCGGCGCAGATCTACCACCTGTTGCGTCGTCAGGTCATCCGTCCGTTGCGCAAACCGCTGATCGTGCTGACACCGAAGTCGCTGCTGCGTCACAAGCTGGCCGTTTCGACCCTTGAAGACTTGGCCGAAGGTTCGTTCCAGACCGTTATTCCGGAAATCGATACGCTTGATCCGGCCAAGGTCACACGTCTGGTGCTGTGCAGCGGCAAGGTTTACTACGACCTGCTGGAAAAACGTCGTGCCGAAGGCCGTGAAGACATCGCTATCGTGCGCCTCGAGCAGTTGTACCCGTTCCCTGAAGATGACTTGATGGAAACCATCGCGCCTTACACCAACCTGCAACATGTGGTCTGGTGTCAGGAAGAGCCGATGAACCAGGGCGCCTGGTACAGCAGCCAGCACCATCTGCGTCGCAGCATGGGCAATCACAAACGCGAACTCGTTCTCGAGTATGCCGGTCGTGATGCCTCCGCTGCGCCAGCCTGTGGCTACGCTTCGATGCACGCCGAGCAGCAGGAAAAACTCCTGCGCGATGCCTTCACTGTTTAACGCCTTCGAGCATTAGAAACCGAATTAAGGAATTACAGATAATGGCTATCGAGATCAAAGCCCCCTCTTTCCCGGAATCCGTTGCCGACGGCACCATTTCCAAGTGGTACAAAAAAGAGGGCGATGCGGTAAAGCGCGACGAGATGCTGGTCGATATCGAGACTGACAAGGTTGTCCTCGAAGTGCTGGCCGAAGCTGACGGCGTGATGGGTGCGATCACCAAGGAAGAGGGTGCCATCGTACTGTCCAACGAAGTGCTTGGGACATTGAATGACGGTGCTACAGCATCGGCTGCTTCGGCACCTGCTGCTGCGCCTGCTTCGGCACCAGCCGCTGCACCGGCTGCGGCTGCTGGCGAAGAAGACCCGATTGCTGCGCCTGCTGCGCGTCAACTGGCTCAAGAAAACGGCATCAACCTGGCCAGCGTCAAGGGCACCGGTAAAGACGGCCGCATCACCAAGGAAGACATCGTTGCTGCTGTTGAAGCGAAGAAGTCCGCTCCTGCCGCTGCTCCTGCTGCCAAGCCTGCCGCCGCCGCTGCTCCTGTTGTTGCCGCAGGTGATCGCACCGAGAAGCGCGTTCCGATGACTCGCGTGCGTGCAACCGTTGCCAAGCGTCTGGTCGAAGCCCAGTCGAACATGGCGATGCTGACCACGTTCAACGAAGTCGACATGACTGAAGTCATGGCGCTGCGTTCGAAGTACAAGGACCTGTTCGAGAAGTCGCACAACGGCGTTCGCCTTGGCTTCATGTCGTTCTTCGTCAAGGCCGCTACCGAGGCGCTGAAGCGCTTCCCGGCAGTCAACGCTTCGATCGACGGCTCCGACATCGTTTACCACGGTTACGCTGACGTTGGCGTAGCGGTTTCCAGCGATCGCGGCTTGGTTGTGCCGGTTCTGCGTAACGCAGAACACATGAGCCTGGCCGAAATCGAAGGCGGCATCGCCACCTTCGGCAAGAAAGCCCGTGACGGTAAACTGTCGATCGATGAAATGACCGGTGGTACGTTCACCATCACCAATGGTGGTACTTTCGGTTCGATGATGTCGACACCGATCGTCAACCCGCCACAGGCTGCAATTCTGGGCATGCACAACATTCTGCAGCGCCCGATGGCAGTCAACGGTCAGGTTGTGATTCGCCCGATGATGTATCTGGCGCTGTCTTACGATCACCGTTTGATCGACGGCAAGGAAGCGGTAACCTTCCTCGTGACCATCAAGAACCTGCTGGAAGATCCGGCTCGTCTGCTGCTGGATATTTGATGACGCAGTCCCGGGCTGAACGCGACAGGCTGCGCAAGAGCGCAGTCTGTCGCACCGCCCGGGTCTTGCAGATGACATCTAATGAACAGGTTGCAACGCTCGTCTGTAAAGCATCACAGACCTGCCTGCAGCTTGCAGGTTAAAGCTCGCAGCTATAGAGGAATTCTTTTTTATGTCCCAGAAATTCGACGTGGTAGTGATTGGCGCAGGCCCTGGCGGTTATGTTGCCGCCATCAAGGCTGCGCAACTTGGTCTCA contains:
- the odhB gene encoding 2-oxoglutarate dehydrogenase complex dihydrolipoyllysine-residue succinyltransferase; protein product: MAIEIKAPSFPESVADGTISKWYKKEGDAVKRDEMLVDIETDKVVLEVLAEADGVMGAITKEEGAIVLSNEVLGTLNDGATASAASAPAAAPASAPAAAPAAAAGEEDPIAAPAARQLAQENGINLASVKGTGKDGRITKEDIVAAVEAKKSAPAAAPAAKPAAAAAPVVAAGDRTEKRVPMTRVRATVAKRLVEAQSNMAMLTTFNEVDMTEVMALRSKYKDLFEKSHNGVRLGFMSFFVKAATEALKRFPAVNASIDGSDIVYHGYADVGVAVSSDRGLVVPVLRNAEHMSLAEIEGGIATFGKKARDGKLSIDEMTGGTFTITNGGTFGSMMSTPIVNPPQAAILGMHNILQRPMAVNGQVVIRPMMYLALSYDHRLIDGKEAVTFLVTIKNLLEDPARLLLDI
- a CDS encoding 2-oxoglutarate dehydrogenase E1 component, with product MQESVMQRMWNSAHLSGGNAAYVEELYELYLHDPNAVPEEWRTYFQKLPADGSSATDVSHSTIRDHFVLLAKNQRRAQPVSAGSVSSEHEKKQVEVLRLIQAYRMRGHQAAQLDPLGLWQRPAPADLSINHYGLTNADLDTTFRAGDLFIGKEEASLREIHEALQQTYCRTIGSEFTHIVDSEQRNWFMQRLESVRGRPNFSADIQSHLLERVTAAEGLEKYLGTKYPGTKRFGLEGGESLIPMLDELIQRSGSYGTKEVVIGMAHRGRLNVLVNTFGKNPRDLFDEFEGKKKVELGSGDVKYHQGFSSNVMTAGGEVHLAMAFNPSHLEIVSPVVEGSVRARQDRRNDPNGDKVLPISLHGDAAFAGQGVVMETFQMSQTRGFKTGGTIHIVINNQVGFTISNPLDSRSTEYATDVAKMIQAPILHVNGDDPEAVMFVTQLAIDYRMQFKRDIVIDLVCYRRRGHNEADEPSGTQPLMYQQITKQRTTRELYAEHLIKTGVLDEARVQAKVDDYRSALDNGLHVVKSLVKEPNKELFVDWRPYLGHAWTARHDTRFDLKTLQELSAKLMELPEGFVVQRQVQKIYEDRQKMQAGGLPINWGYAETMAYATLAFEGHPIRMTGQDIGRGTFSHRHAVLHNQKDAGTYIPLQNLYSGQPRFDLYDSFLSEEAVLAFEYGYSTTQPDALVIWEAQFGDFANGAQVVVDQFITSGEHKWGRLCGLTMLLPHGYEGQGPEHSSARLERYLQLCAEHNIQVCVPTTPAQIYHLLRRQVIRPLRKPLIVLTPKSLLRHKLAVSTLEDLAEGSFQTVIPEIDTLDPAKVTRLVLCSGKVYYDLLEKRRAEGREDIAIVRLEQLYPFPEDDLMETIAPYTNLQHVVWCQEEPMNQGAWYSSQHHLRRSMGNHKRELVLEYAGRDASAAPACGYASMHAEQQEKLLRDAFTV